A single genomic interval of uncultured Pseudodesulfovibrio sp. harbors:
- a CDS encoding L,D-transpeptidase family protein → MRLLAVVLTFLICSATAFAGGWEPMLSSHAYGPERIVAVDKSSQTLIMLERKSPLHEVRRFPCTTGQSVGDKLVEGDLRTPEGVYFVGPKIKRKLDWGLYGNLAYSLNYPNPIDRINGKTGGGIWIHGRGKEFVPRDTLGCVALKVPDMRNVAQEIAFGTPVVIASELAWTQEPGENDPTAKLLAEELQAWASDWEKRGDAFFSHYDQALMNLSEGRSFDSFIRHKKGIFAAKPWIHVMVDNIRAIPGPDYWVTWFDQYYRAPGIVSNTGKRFYWKKDPEGNWRIVGREYVPASEDLGSKYLAAKSAEVQTVIEAWKNAWLAMDIEAYGQLYSAGAVQGNRRGARHIADYKKTLWAKTAPVKVTIDDLKVSSHPRGLQVAFLQTFEDAGGYSDIGLKTMILTPDGGSWKIESEQWRRGR, encoded by the coding sequence ATGCGTTTACTTGCCGTTGTTCTGACATTCCTTATTTGCTCTGCCACGGCTTTTGCCGGTGGCTGGGAGCCCATGTTGTCTTCTCACGCCTATGGTCCCGAGCGGATCGTGGCTGTGGACAAGTCCTCTCAGACGCTCATCATGCTTGAGCGCAAGAGTCCCTTGCACGAAGTCCGCCGTTTCCCCTGTACCACTGGTCAGTCCGTGGGCGATAAGCTGGTCGAAGGTGACCTGCGTACCCCTGAAGGCGTGTATTTCGTCGGTCCGAAGATCAAGCGCAAGCTCGACTGGGGGCTTTACGGAAATCTTGCCTATTCACTTAATTATCCCAATCCCATAGACCGTATCAACGGAAAGACCGGCGGCGGTATCTGGATTCATGGCCGAGGCAAGGAATTCGTGCCTCGCGACACGCTTGGGTGTGTGGCTCTCAAGGTCCCGGACATGCGTAACGTTGCTCAGGAAATCGCCTTCGGTACGCCTGTGGTGATAGCCAGCGAGCTTGCGTGGACGCAGGAGCCGGGTGAAAACGATCCCACTGCCAAACTGCTCGCAGAGGAACTCCAAGCATGGGCGTCGGATTGGGAAAAGCGCGGTGACGCATTCTTTTCCCATTACGATCAAGCGCTCATGAACTTGTCCGAAGGGCGGAGTTTCGACAGTTTTATCCGACACAAGAAGGGCATATTCGCGGCAAAGCCGTGGATTCATGTCATGGTTGACAATATCCGCGCCATTCCCGGTCCGGATTACTGGGTAACGTGGTTTGACCAGTATTATCGCGCTCCCGGCATTGTTTCGAACACGGGTAAGCGTTTCTACTGGAAAAAGGACCCTGAAGGGAATTGGCGGATCGTTGGACGGGAATACGTTCCGGCCTCAGAAGATCTGGGCAGCAAGTATCTGGCCGCGAAATCGGCAGAAGTGCAGACTGTCATTGAAGCTTGGAAAAACGCATGGCTCGCCATGGACATCGAGGCCTACGGCCAGTTATATTCCGCCGGTGCGGTGCAGGGAAATCGCAGGGGCGCAAGGCACATAGCTGATTACAAAAAGACGTTGTGGGCAAAGACGGCTCCTGTTAAGGTCACCATTGACGATCTGAAGGTTTCGTCTCACCCGAGAGGGCTTCAGGTCGCATTCTTGCAAACGTTTGAGGATGCAGGCGGTTATTCCGATATCGGCCTGAAGACAATGATCCTGACCCCCGACGGCGGTTCATGGAAGATCGAAAGCGAGCAGTGGAGACGGGGTAGATGA